One window from the genome of Echinicola vietnamensis DSM 17526 encodes:
- a CDS encoding potassium channel family protein, protein MKFIIVGMGNFGAYLAARLTDKGHEVIGVDSDMSKIEGVKDKVTHTICMNATDKQAVKNLPIKDTDVVLIAIGEDMGASIMATAVFKELKAKRIISRAITNTHETVIKAIGIDEIIHPEEETAERLAKKLEMKGVIDSFDISDGYNIVELNAPNEFIGKTIGETDVRNRFNVNILTIIKVRNRPNLFGDMQERQKVLGVVSGSTVIEEGDILVLFGDIKDIQKVLDLNEE, encoded by the coding sequence ATGAAGTTTATCATCGTGGGAATGGGAAATTTTGGAGCCTATCTGGCAGCAAGGCTGACGGACAAGGGGCATGAAGTCATTGGTGTGGACAGTGACATGTCTAAGATCGAAGGGGTCAAGGACAAGGTTACCCATACCATTTGTATGAATGCCACAGATAAGCAGGCGGTCAAGAATTTGCCCATAAAGGATACCGATGTGGTATTGATTGCCATAGGAGAAGATATGGGGGCATCTATTATGGCTACGGCAGTTTTTAAAGAGCTGAAAGCCAAGCGGATCATTAGCCGCGCCATCACCAATACCCATGAGACGGTCATTAAGGCCATTGGAATTGATGAGATCATTCATCCCGAGGAAGAGACGGCCGAGCGATTGGCGAAGAAGTTGGAGATGAAGGGCGTAATCGACAGCTTTGATATCTCAGATGGGTACAATATTGTGGAGCTGAATGCGCCAAATGAGTTTATCGGAAAAACCATTGGGGAAACGGATGTGAGAAATCGTTTCAACGTCAACATCCTGACCATTATCAAAGTCAGAAATCGTCCAAACCTTTTTGGTGACATGCAAGAGCGGCAGAAAGTCCTCGGTGTGGTTAGTGGCAGTACGGTCATCGAGGAGGGGGATATTTTGGTCCTTTTCGGGGATATCAAAGATATCCAAAAAGTGCTGGACCTAAATGAAGAGTAA
- a CDS encoding LutC/YkgG family protein, protein MTSKESILAAIKNNKPEASSLPDLLSFPEEDHLIERYEKGLTGNGGKLKVVDTLAEVEAFVKENYSNDQLIASLVDEVKGNVDVHKISDPHDLEHVELAILKGALGVSENGAIWMPEKNIVHRVLPFIAQHLIIVIHEETLLTNMHQAYEKVQVAADGYGVFIAGPSKTADIEQSLVIGAHGPRSLTVFLLKKQG, encoded by the coding sequence ATGACGAGCAAGGAATCCATATTAGCAGCCATCAAGAACAACAAACCGGAAGCCAGTTCCTTACCCGACCTTTTGTCTTTCCCTGAGGAAGATCATCTCATCGAACGGTACGAAAAAGGCCTGACGGGCAATGGCGGCAAACTAAAGGTGGTGGATACTTTGGCGGAAGTGGAAGCCTTTGTGAAGGAAAATTATTCCAATGACCAGCTCATTGCATCATTGGTGGATGAAGTAAAAGGAAATGTGGACGTCCATAAAATTTCCGATCCTCACGACCTGGAGCATGTCGAATTGGCCATTTTGAAGGGAGCATTAGGGGTCTCAGAAAATGGCGCCATTTGGATGCCTGAAAAGAACATCGTCCATCGCGTGCTGCCATTTATCGCCCAGCACCTGATCATCGTCATTCATGAAGAAACCCTGCTCACCAACATGCACCAAGCGTACGAAAAAGTCCAAGTCGCGGCGGATGGTTATGGTGTATTCATCGCCGGCCCTTCCAAGACGGCGGACATCGAGCAGTCCCTGGTCATCGGAGCCCACGGCCCAAGAAGCTTGACGGTGTTTTTGCTGAAAAAACAAGGTTAA
- a CDS encoding lactate utilization protein B — protein sequence MKAKTHAEEAAAFIKDDARTHWHDETLWHVRSNRDRSAQGIPEWETLRDTASATKNYVLSHLGELLEQFEANAKANGVEVLWARDDKEHNEHVYRILQENKVSNIVKSKSILTEECGLNHYLEKKGYDVVDTDLGERIIQFAKQTPSHIVLPAIHLKKQDIGEIFHDHIGTKKGASDPNYLTEAARQHLRKKFVEANAAITGVNFGIAETGGFVVCTNEGNADMGTHLADVHIACMGIEKLIPRAADLGVFLRLLARSATGQSITNYSSHFHRPAKGKKLYIILVDNGRTAQLGREDFKNSLKCIRCGACMNTCPIYRRSGGHSYNYTVPGPIGSILSPGRDLKQYSTLPFASTLCGSCSDVCPVKINIHEQLYKWRQVITENTNVDKSKQLSMKVAGMTFGKPVLYDLAGKMARTALKITPKSLVYSSLNVWGKHRDLPEVPKESFKEWFKKNRKQ from the coding sequence ATGAAAGCAAAGACCCACGCCGAAGAGGCGGCAGCATTTATAAAAGACGATGCCAGGACCCATTGGCATGATGAGACCCTCTGGCACGTCCGCTCCAACAGGGATCGCTCGGCCCAGGGAATTCCAGAATGGGAAACCTTGAGGGATACTGCTTCAGCTACCAAAAACTATGTGCTTTCACATTTGGGGGAATTGCTGGAGCAGTTTGAAGCAAACGCAAAAGCCAATGGCGTCGAAGTCCTTTGGGCACGGGATGACAAAGAGCACAACGAGCATGTCTACCGCATCCTGCAAGAAAATAAGGTCAGCAATATCGTCAAAAGTAAATCCATTCTGACGGAAGAATGTGGCCTCAATCATTACCTGGAAAAGAAAGGCTATGACGTGGTGGACACTGATCTGGGCGAACGCATCATCCAGTTTGCAAAACAGACGCCCAGCCATATCGTCTTGCCCGCCATACACCTCAAAAAGCAGGACATTGGCGAGATTTTCCACGACCATATCGGCACCAAAAAAGGCGCTTCCGACCCCAATTACCTGACAGAGGCCGCCAGGCAGCACCTTCGTAAAAAGTTTGTTGAGGCCAATGCCGCCATCACCGGGGTCAATTTTGGCATTGCGGAGACCGGTGGTTTTGTGGTCTGCACCAATGAAGGCAATGCGGACATGGGCACCCACTTGGCCGATGTACACATCGCCTGTATGGGCATCGAAAAACTCATTCCCCGGGCTGCCGACCTTGGGGTATTCCTACGGCTATTGGCACGAAGTGCTACCGGACAGAGCATCACCAATTACAGCTCTCACTTCCACCGCCCTGCCAAAGGCAAAAAGCTTTACATCATCCTCGTGGATAATGGCAGAACAGCACAACTGGGCCGGGAAGACTTTAAAAACTCCCTGAAATGCATTCGTTGCGGCGCATGCATGAACACCTGCCCGATCTACCGTAGAAGCGGAGGCCACAGCTACAACTATACCGTCCCCGGACCAATCGGATCCATCCTTTCTCCTGGAAGGGACCTAAAGCAATACAGTACCTTGCCTTTTGCTTCCACCCTGTGCGGATCATGCTCAGATGTGTGTCCAGTAAAAATCAATATCCATGAACAGCTGTACAAATGGCGACAAGTCATCACGGAAAACACCAATGTGGATAAAAGCAAACAGCTTTCCATGAAAGTGGCCGGAATGACCTTTGGCAAGCCGGTACTTTATGACCTTGCCGGGAAAATGGCCCGAACAGCCCTGAAAATCACCCCCAAAAGCCTTGTGTACAGCAGCCTCAACGTTTGGGGAAAACACCGGGACCTCCCTGAAGTCCCCAAGGAGAGTTTTAAGGAATGGTTTAAGAAAAACAGAAAACAATGA
- a CDS encoding (Fe-S)-binding protein: MRVGLFIPCYVDQFYPGAAQATLELLEKYGMDVVYPLSQTCCGQPMANSGYERYGKASSELFLENFGEFEYIVAPSGSCTLHVKDHVLPKTAEAPKIYELCEFLTDILKVDHVDASFPYKVGFHSSCHGLRGLRLAKCSERMDEEFNKPLSLLSKVKGIEMVELDRKDECCGFGGTFAVAEEAVSVTMGNDRIADHQRNGVEVLTGADMSCLMHMQGLLKRQKSPIKVMHIAEILNGNDVMDREV, translated from the coding sequence ATGCGAGTAGGACTCTTTATACCTTGTTATGTAGATCAGTTTTATCCAGGCGCAGCGCAAGCCACGTTGGAGCTGTTGGAAAAATACGGCATGGATGTCGTGTACCCCCTTTCCCAAACCTGCTGTGGCCAGCCAATGGCCAACTCCGGGTATGAAAGGTATGGGAAGGCCTCTTCGGAGCTCTTTTTGGAGAACTTCGGTGAGTTTGAGTACATCGTGGCTCCTTCTGGAAGCTGTACGCTACATGTAAAAGACCACGTACTTCCCAAAACGGCCGAGGCTCCCAAAATCTATGAACTTTGTGAATTTCTTACGGACATCCTGAAGGTGGACCACGTAGATGCCAGTTTTCCGTACAAAGTAGGCTTCCACTCCAGCTGCCACGGACTGCGCGGACTGCGTTTGGCCAAATGCTCCGAGCGGATGGATGAAGAGTTTAACAAACCCCTTTCCCTGCTGAGCAAAGTCAAAGGCATCGAAATGGTGGAGCTTGACCGCAAAGATGAGTGCTGCGGCTTTGGAGGTACTTTTGCCGTGGCAGAAGAAGCCGTTTCCGTCACCATGGGCAATGACCGGATCGCCGACCACCAGCGTAATGGGGTGGAAGTGCTCACTGGAGCAGATATGTCCTGCCTCATGCACATGCAAGGCCTTCTCAAACGCCAAAAAAGCCCCATCAAAGTCATGCACATTGCCGAAATCCTGAATGGAAATGATGTCATGGATCGCGAGGTATAA
- a CDS encoding glycoside hydrolase family 31 protein, with product MNHKHFFAAIFIFLTQTSLILAQSSSGKLSKDQNTYRITAGNKTLQLQFHSPEVFRVKTFWGEEPEEHFSYMLKQQAFDLLPVQTTQKEGTFVFDTGRLLVKVDEFSLNLAVYDTQGNLLSGEDVSDVDGGAYQDDRVVGAIKTLQPDEHFFGFGERMDFLDRRGKEVDLNVGRGLGRPHIIGAYNVLEANYAPVPFFMSTKGYGIFFHNSYATHWDLGSESNEHLSFEAEGGELDYFFMYGPDFSKLLYHYTGLTGRSPLLPRFAHGLQVGTYSGGTWGHEEMTSTHYVVELARKYREKGIPFDVLHLDSTWRMFGENGGSGATTFEWRETFKDPASMFDSLYAMDINMVGLHLRPRFDNGKQLDLLNQAREQGFVYPEEDNPGEFVNFFDEEAVDWWWENGVMRIAEIGAMFLKTDEGSAFGRKANESDKTGPRTEEARRLHNAFPVAYAKAPYEKFKAYNGMRGMNHTREGYAGIQRYPFIWAGDWPSEWQYYGPVIKAGINIGLSGVGYWSHNMGGFEHQADPELFSRWVQFGMFSPVAHVFGMDHPGYKEPWNYGAKAEEIFTQYDKLRYRLIPYIYTTAFQQYQSGKPIMRALVLEHQDDYNTYTVDDQYYFGDHMIVCPVLTKEAQTRTVYLPEGTWYDYWDGTQYEGKQYYNIVTPLEELPIFVKAGAIIPMQDEVAYDNKEAFGTITLDIFPGGTSEYRLFEDDGVSEKYMEGHYAETLFRATSDDQGMEISVGKSEGDYRPGARSYVLKIHTDIQPEAVQLNGDALQPLDATAIRAGEAGWAYDAEANVLWAAGEKADDEEIQFHVR from the coding sequence ATGAATCATAAACATTTCTTTGCAGCTATTTTCATTTTCTTGACCCAAACCAGCCTTATACTGGCTCAAAGTAGTTCAGGAAAGCTTTCAAAAGACCAAAATACCTATCGAATTACTGCGGGGAACAAAACCCTGCAATTGCAGTTTCACTCTCCAGAGGTGTTTCGCGTAAAGACCTTTTGGGGAGAGGAGCCGGAAGAGCACTTTTCTTATATGCTCAAGCAGCAAGCTTTTGATCTTCTTCCTGTCCAGACCACCCAGAAAGAGGGCACCTTTGTCTTCGACACCGGCAGGTTGTTGGTAAAGGTGGACGAATTCAGCCTGAACCTGGCCGTGTATGACACGCAAGGAAACTTGCTTTCGGGTGAGGATGTTTCAGATGTCGACGGGGGTGCTTATCAAGATGATAGGGTCGTGGGGGCAATTAAGACCCTTCAGCCGGATGAGCATTTTTTCGGCTTTGGAGAGCGAATGGATTTCCTCGATCGAAGGGGAAAGGAAGTGGACTTAAATGTGGGAAGAGGATTGGGAAGGCCTCATATCATCGGTGCTTATAATGTGCTGGAGGCCAATTATGCGCCCGTACCTTTCTTTATGAGTACAAAAGGCTACGGGATCTTTTTTCACAATAGCTACGCGACCCATTGGGACCTTGGCTCGGAGAGCAATGAGCACCTGAGTTTCGAGGCCGAGGGAGGTGAGCTGGATTACTTCTTTATGTATGGTCCGGATTTTTCCAAGTTGCTGTATCATTACACAGGTCTGACGGGAAGGTCGCCGTTGTTGCCGCGTTTTGCCCATGGGCTTCAAGTGGGGACCTACAGTGGCGGTACTTGGGGCCATGAGGAGATGACCAGTACGCATTATGTCGTGGAATTGGCGCGGAAGTACAGGGAAAAGGGAATTCCTTTCGATGTACTGCACTTGGATTCCACTTGGAGAATGTTTGGTGAAAACGGCGGAAGTGGTGCGACGACTTTTGAGTGGAGAGAGACTTTTAAGGATCCGGCAAGTATGTTTGATAGCCTTTATGCCATGGATATCAATATGGTGGGACTGCATTTAAGGCCCCGGTTTGATAATGGCAAGCAGCTGGATTTACTGAATCAAGCCCGTGAACAGGGATTTGTTTACCCAGAGGAGGACAATCCTGGCGAGTTCGTCAATTTCTTTGATGAAGAAGCTGTAGACTGGTGGTGGGAAAATGGTGTGATGCGGATTGCGGAGATTGGCGCCATGTTCCTGAAAACCGATGAAGGGAGTGCTTTTGGCCGGAAGGCCAATGAAAGCGACAAGACTGGCCCAAGGACTGAAGAGGCCCGAAGGTTGCACAATGCCTTTCCTGTAGCGTATGCAAAGGCCCCTTACGAAAAGTTCAAGGCCTACAACGGAATGCGAGGAATGAACCATACCCGGGAAGGTTATGCCGGGATTCAGCGGTATCCCTTCATTTGGGCTGGAGACTGGCCAAGTGAATGGCAGTATTATGGCCCCGTGATCAAAGCAGGAATCAATATTGGCCTATCGGGCGTAGGATATTGGTCGCATAATATGGGAGGCTTTGAGCATCAGGCAGATCCAGAATTATTTTCCAGATGGGTACAGTTTGGCATGTTTAGCCCTGTAGCGCATGTGTTTGGTATGGATCATCCGGGTTATAAAGAGCCTTGGAATTATGGCGCAAAAGCAGAAGAAATCTTTACCCAATACGACAAATTGCGCTACCGCTTGATTCCTTATATCTATACGACGGCTTTCCAGCAATACCAATCCGGGAAGCCAATCATGCGGGCATTGGTATTGGAGCACCAGGATGATTACAATACGTACACCGTCGACGATCAGTACTATTTTGGTGACCACATGATCGTTTGTCCAGTGTTGACCAAAGAGGCCCAAACCAGAACCGTTTATTTGCCTGAGGGTACGTGGTATGACTACTGGGATGGCACCCAATATGAAGGTAAGCAATACTATAATATTGTCACGCCACTGGAAGAGCTCCCCATCTTTGTGAAAGCAGGTGCTATTATCCCGATGCAGGATGAGGTGGCGTATGACAATAAGGAAGCCTTTGGTACGATTACCTTGGATATTTTCCCGGGTGGTACTTCTGAGTATCGTCTGTTTGAAGATGATGGAGTGTCTGAAAAGTACATGGAAGGGCACTATGCCGAGACGCTTTTTAGGGCCACATCAGATGACCAAGGCATGGAAATTTCGGTGGGCAAATCAGAAGGGGACTATCGTCCGGGAGCCAGAAGTTATGTCCTGAAAATTCATACCGATATTCAACCCGAAGCAGTGCAGCTAAATGGGGATGCCCTCCAGCCGCTTGACGCCACAGCGATAAGAGCAGGAGAAGCCGGCTGGGCCTATGATGCTGAAGCCAACGTGCTTTGGGCAGCCGGAGAAAAAGCCGACGATGAAGAAATTCAATTTCACGTCAGGTAA
- a CDS encoding bifunctional rhamnulose-1-phosphate aldolase/short-chain dehydrogenase: protein MSTAERTFKHVNYLWDEQKAQELEGDEVALLIYRSNILGADLRITNYGGGNTSCKTTEVDPLTKEETEVMWVKGSGGDIGTLKRSGLAGLYVEKLHSLKNVYRGLEFEDEMVGLFNHCIYDLDSKAPSIDTPLHAFLPFKHIDHLHPDAAIAIAASKDGEKITEELFEGQIAWVPWQRPGFDLALQLEKALNENPGIRGIMLGGHGLFTWGDTAYECYINSLEVIDKASEYLEQNYGKDRPVFGGQKIESLAPEQRQEQASIIAPVLRGLASGYNRMVGHFTDDERVLQFANSHDLEKLAPLGTSCPDHFLRTKIRPLVLDFPADVDLSKADEIKEKLDKDFEEYRAYYKKYYEDHKRDNSPAMRDPNPVVIIWPGVGMFSYAKNKQTARVASEFYINAINVMRGAEAVSEYVALPLQEAFDIEYWLLEEAKLQRMPKEQPLSRKVALVTGGAGGIGKAIADKLASEGACVFITDINQERLDGAVATYSKDVGGGAVMDVTKGDDIIKAYKAAALKFGGVDIIVNCAGLAISKPIEQTSEQDWDLLQDILVKGQFAVSKAGVETLRAQNLGGDIINIASKNALVSGPNNVGYGTAKAAQVHMSRLLAAELGKDKIRVNVVNPDAVIEGSKIWEGEWAKGRAKAYGITVEELPAFYAKRTILNEIIGVDDIANGVFAFVGGHLSKCTGNILNVDGGVAAAFVR, encoded by the coding sequence ATGAGCACAGCAGAACGTACTTTTAAGCATGTTAACTACCTCTGGGACGAGCAAAAAGCCCAGGAACTTGAGGGGGATGAGGTGGCCCTTTTGATTTACCGGTCCAATATCCTTGGCGCCGATCTTCGCATCACCAACTATGGTGGAGGCAATACCAGTTGTAAAACCACGGAAGTCGATCCTTTGACCAAGGAAGAGACAGAGGTGATGTGGGTAAAAGGATCCGGTGGTGATATCGGTACGTTGAAGAGAAGTGGCCTTGCCGGGCTTTATGTGGAGAAGTTGCATTCTTTGAAGAATGTTTACAGAGGGCTGGAATTTGAGGACGAGATGGTAGGGTTGTTCAACCATTGCATCTATGACCTGGATTCCAAGGCACCTTCCATAGACACGCCATTGCACGCGTTCTTGCCGTTTAAGCACATTGACCACCTGCACCCTGATGCAGCCATTGCAATTGCCGCTTCCAAGGATGGTGAGAAGATCACCGAAGAGCTTTTCGAAGGCCAGATTGCATGGGTGCCATGGCAACGTCCCGGCTTTGACCTGGCCTTGCAATTGGAAAAGGCATTGAACGAGAACCCTGGTATCCGCGGCATCATGCTGGGTGGACACGGACTGTTCACTTGGGGAGATACGGCTTACGAATGCTATATCAACAGCCTTGAGGTCATTGACAAGGCGTCCGAGTACTTGGAGCAAAATTACGGCAAAGACCGTCCAGTATTCGGTGGACAAAAGATCGAATCCCTTGCTCCTGAACAACGTCAAGAGCAGGCATCCATCATCGCCCCGGTATTGAGAGGGTTGGCTTCCGGCTATAACAGAATGGTGGGACACTTCACCGATGACGAGCGCGTATTGCAGTTTGCCAATAGCCATGACCTTGAAAAGCTGGCGCCATTGGGTACAAGCTGTCCTGACCACTTCCTCAGAACCAAAATCAGGCCTTTGGTGCTGGATTTCCCTGCTGATGTGGATTTGAGCAAAGCCGATGAGATCAAGGAAAAACTTGACAAGGATTTCGAAGAGTACAGAGCGTACTATAAAAAATATTACGAAGACCATAAGCGTGACAACAGTCCAGCCATGCGCGACCCGAACCCAGTGGTCATCATCTGGCCGGGAGTGGGCATGTTCTCTTATGCCAAAAACAAGCAAACCGCACGTGTGGCCAGCGAATTTTACATCAATGCCATCAACGTAATGCGCGGTGCTGAAGCCGTTTCCGAATATGTGGCCTTGCCACTGCAAGAGGCTTTTGATATCGAATACTGGTTGTTGGAAGAAGCCAAGCTGCAAAGAATGCCCAAAGAGCAGCCACTTTCCAGAAAGGTCGCTTTGGTGACAGGTGGTGCCGGTGGAATCGGTAAAGCCATTGCCGATAAGCTGGCCAGTGAAGGTGCCTGTGTATTCATCACGGACATCAACCAAGAGCGATTGGATGGTGCTGTTGCCACTTATTCCAAAGACGTTGGCGGAGGAGCTGTGATGGACGTGACCAAAGGTGACGATATCATCAAGGCGTACAAAGCAGCGGCGTTGAAATTTGGTGGAGTGGACATTATCGTCAACTGTGCCGGTTTGGCGATTTCCAAGCCTATCGAGCAAACTTCCGAACAAGATTGGGACTTGCTGCAGGACATCTTGGTAAAAGGTCAGTTTGCTGTTTCCAAAGCAGGTGTAGAGACTTTGAGGGCCCAAAACCTCGGCGGAGACATCATCAATATTGCCAGTAAGAATGCCCTTGTATCTGGACCAAACAACGTGGGTTATGGTACGGCCAAAGCGGCTCAAGTACACATGAGCAGATTATTGGCTGCCGAGCTCGGCAAGGACAAGATCCGCGTAAACGTGGTGAATCCAGATGCCGTAATCGAAGGAAGTAAAATCTGGGAAGGCGAATGGGCCAAAGGACGTGCAAAAGCCTATGGCATTACGGTAGAAGAACTGCCGGCCTTCTATGCCAAAAGAACGATCCTGAACGAAATCATCGGTGTTGATGACATTGCCAATGGTGTATTTGCCTTTGTAGGCGGTCACCTTAGCAAATGTACCGGTAATATTCTGAATGTAGATGGCGGAGTAGCCGCTGCCTTTGTTAGATAA
- a CDS encoding TIM barrel protein gives MRIDKQKIKEVNDQALSEHRESFGHLSSVLGKKGIDVNVLVEKLKEFQVAVPSWALGTGGTRFGRFSGGGEPGTLEDKISDVGLLHQLSQSAGAISLHIPWDIPNDVQAIKELAASHGLIFDAVNSNTFQDQPDQELSYKFGSLCHADKKVRDQAVKHNLEVIKYGDALGSKSLTVWLADGSSFPGQLNFKKAFQRTLESLQEIYAGMPEDWKLFVEYKPYEPNFYSTVIQDWGTSHMLADKLGDRAYSLVDLGHHLPNTNIEQIVATLMMVGKLGGFHFNDSKYGDDDVTVGSLKPYQLFLIFNELVDGMEDPSSNNPYPAWMIDASHNLKDPLEDLLQSLEAIKLAYAQALLVDRDALEEARENNDPALAQEILQAAYRTDVRSLLAEARLQADGALDPIAAYRKLNVRKELIAQRGEKVISTGL, from the coding sequence ATGCGAATAGACAAGCAAAAAATAAAAGAAGTAAACGACCAAGCTCTCTCGGAACACCGGGAGAGTTTTGGTCATTTGAGCAGTGTGTTGGGAAAGAAAGGCATTGATGTCAATGTCCTTGTAGAGAAACTTAAGGAATTTCAAGTGGCCGTGCCGAGCTGGGCGCTGGGCACTGGTGGCACCCGTTTCGGAAGGTTTTCCGGGGGTGGGGAGCCAGGTACCTTGGAGGACAAGATTTCCGATGTAGGGCTGCTACATCAGTTGAGCCAATCTGCGGGGGCGATTTCATTGCACATTCCATGGGATATTCCCAATGATGTGCAAGCCATCAAAGAACTGGCAGCTTCCCATGGGTTGATCTTCGATGCAGTAAACTCCAACACTTTTCAGGACCAACCCGACCAAGAGCTGTCCTATAAGTTTGGATCTCTTTGCCATGCAGACAAGAAGGTCCGTGACCAAGCGGTGAAGCATAACCTTGAAGTGATCAAATATGGCGATGCCTTGGGGTCCAAGTCATTGACGGTTTGGTTGGCCGACGGCTCTTCTTTTCCGGGACAGCTGAATTTTAAGAAGGCATTCCAACGGACGTTGGAATCGTTGCAGGAAATCTATGCGGGGATGCCTGAAGACTGGAAGTTGTTTGTGGAATACAAGCCTTACGAGCCGAACTTCTATTCGACGGTGATACAGGATTGGGGCACTTCCCACATGCTGGCCGATAAGCTGGGTGACCGTGCTTATAGCTTGGTGGACCTGGGCCATCACCTGCCCAATACCAATATTGAGCAAATCGTCGCCACCCTGATGATGGTGGGCAAGCTCGGAGGGTTCCACTTCAATGACTCCAAATATGGCGATGACGACGTGACCGTAGGCTCGCTGAAACCATATCAGCTGTTTTTGATCTTCAATGAACTGGTGGACGGAATGGAAGATCCTTCCTCAAACAATCCATATCCAGCTTGGATGATCGATGCCAGCCATAACCTTAAGGATCCCTTGGAGGACCTGTTGCAATCACTGGAAGCGATCAAGCTGGCCTATGCCCAGGCGCTTTTGGTGGATCGGGATGCTTTGGAAGAGGCCCGGGAAAATAATGATCCGGCCTTGGCACAAGAGATCCTGCAAGCTGCCTATCGCACCGATGTCCGCTCCTTGCTGGCAGAGGCCAGGTTGCAGGCAGATGGAGCCCTTGATCCGATAGCGGCATACAGAAAACTTAATGTCCGCAAGGAGTTGATAGCCCAGCGTGGTGAGAAAGTGATTTCCACCGGGCTGTAA
- a CDS encoding FGGY-family carbohydrate kinase — protein sequence MTPIPVIAIFDIGKTNKKFFLFDEHSNEIKQEYNKIPLTEDEDGFECDDLVALSEWITSTVEEICQSPDYALKGINFSTYGASFVHIDADGNPLTPLYNYLKEIPQEIIDEFYRQYPEETNNLETASPSLGMLNSGLQLYWLKKTKPDLFSKIAYSLHFPQYLSYLFTKKAVSEPTSIGCHTRLWDFQKDQYHDWVKQEGIDRVLPDIVPTGQLYQVDLCGRKVDIGVGIHDSSSALASYLVRVKEPFLLISTGTWSISLNPFTTDPLTKDELHNDCLNFLSIEGKPVKASRFFMGYEFNYQIDRINKHFGKPDKFYKSVPANPAIIKAIKTGKVSNTFYPRHIAETPLVKALYEGNEWNPASFANFDEAYHHLIWGLTLLQVESLKLARGNSGIKKVFIDGGFVHNEVFMELLRYYLPESELEFSDFPLGSAYGAALVLEASEKKMA from the coding sequence ATGACGCCAATACCGGTAATTGCCATATTTGATATAGGAAAGACCAATAAGAAGTTCTTTTTGTTTGATGAGCATAGCAATGAAATCAAGCAGGAGTACAATAAAATCCCCTTGACGGAGGATGAAGATGGTTTTGAATGTGATGATTTGGTGGCCCTTTCCGAATGGATTACATCCACGGTAGAAGAAATATGCCAATCACCGGATTATGCGCTCAAAGGAATCAATTTTTCCACCTACGGTGCGTCATTTGTACATATTGATGCGGACGGAAACCCGCTTACGCCACTTTATAATTACCTGAAAGAAATCCCTCAGGAAATTATCGACGAATTTTATCGGCAATATCCGGAAGAAACCAATAACCTCGAAACGGCATCTCCATCCCTTGGGATGCTCAATTCAGGATTGCAGCTGTACTGGCTGAAGAAGACCAAGCCTGATTTGTTTTCCAAGATTGCCTATTCGCTGCACTTCCCTCAGTACTTGAGCTACTTGTTTACCAAAAAGGCCGTCAGCGAACCGACTTCCATTGGTTGTCATACGCGGCTATGGGACTTCCAAAAAGACCAATATCATGATTGGGTAAAGCAGGAGGGCATTGACCGGGTGCTGCCTGATATCGTACCGACCGGACAATTGTATCAGGTCGACCTGTGTGGGCGCAAGGTGGATATCGGTGTAGGGATCCATGACAGTTCCTCTGCCCTGGCCTCCTATCTGGTGCGGGTGAAGGAGCCCTTTCTATTGATTTCTACAGGTACTTGGAGCATTTCCCTGAATCCTTTTACAACAGATCCGCTGACGAAGGATGAATTGCACAACGACTGCCTGAATTTCCTCAGTATCGAGGGCAAGCCGGTGAAGGCATCCCGATTTTTCATGGGGTACGAGTTTAATTACCAAATCGACCGAATCAACAAGCACTTTGGCAAACCGGATAAATTTTATAAATCCGTTCCAGCCAATCCGGCCATCATCAAAGCGATCAAGACGGGCAAGGTAAGCAATACCTTTTACCCCAGACATATAGCGGAGACGCCTCTGGTAAAAGCGCTGTATGAGGGGAATGAATGGAACCCAGCATCCTTTGCCAACTTTGATGAAGCTTATCATCATTTGATATGGGGACTGACCTTGCTGCAGGTGGAGTCCTTGAAATTGGCCAGGGGAAATTCAGGTATCAAAAAGGTTTTTATCGATGGTGGTTTTGTCCACAATGAGGTTTTTATGGAATTGTTAAGGTATTACCTCCCGGAAAGCGAATTGGAGTTTTCGGATTTTCCGCTTGGCTCCGCCTATGGAGCGGCCTTGGTCTTGGAGGCCAGTGAAAAGAAGATGGCGTAG